tgatggagaaagattttctataccatatttaaaataccttttaaagagaacaataatatggttgattttcgtgtgaatgatcattggatttcttccactaaacaaaaaattatgaaaatattgcacgataattcatcagtcttttacgaacctaatttaaaattatcatgtgctacaaatgttgaatgtaccatcaatactactgatgatataccagtacatcaacgcgtgtatccttatcctgccgcttgcatagaagaggtgaatatacaaataaaaaagcttttagaagatggaataattagaccgtagagatccggctggacatccccagttacaggacatcccaggaaaaaaaaaattccgtagggtcgtagattacatgaaattaaatgaaaagacaataagcgaaaggtatcccatgcgtgagatagcgtatgttctggaacaattaagaggacaacaatatttctctactcttgatttagcttctggctttcatcaaatcaagatgaaaccatccgacatagaaaaaacagcattttctattaataacggaaaatatgaatttacgcgaatgccttttggattaaagaacgccccggcgatctttcaaagagccattgatgacgttttaagaaattatattggcaaaatgtgctacatttacatggatgatgtgatagtatttggaaaatccttggaagaacatttgggaaatttggacacgattcttaaagcactaaatgcagctaatttaaaggtttaactggatgagtcagaattcttacacaaagaagttgaatttctaggacacattataacgagtagtggaattaaacccaacccccagaaagttggagcgataaagaagtttgttgctccaacaacaataaaaatgctacgataatttttaggtctaatgaattattatagaaagtttgtgaaagactttgcaaaaatagcaaagccacttactagtatattaagaggagaaaaaaatcctaagtctaacaaaaaaatcacattgacgaccgaacaagttgaatgctttgaaaaactgaaatttatcctgattatagtaaaccctttgtgctaacaaccgatgctttgaactatgctataggagcagtattgtcatagggtgaaattggtactgacaatcccatacatttcgcttctcgatcgttaacaaaaaccgaagaagcatattccgctttcgaaaaggaaatgttggctaaaatttggtcattgaaaacccttaggaactatttgtatggaactaaatttaagatagtaacagatcatcagccacttacttttacactttcacagaaaaatactaatgcaaaattaaagagatggaaatcttatctcgaagagcacgattatgaaacaatctacaagtcaggaaaagcaaatgtcgtggccgacgccttaagtaggatttgctgctctatgacagcaacccagcattcggcacccgactgtggttcgatatatataccatctactgaaggacctctaaatgcttttcggcatcaagtcataataaaagaaggtaatcaaaacgtagaaattaagaacctcttttcgaattttaagataataacagtacatactaatgatatgactgaaaggaatttattaaatattttacaaacgcaaagatacaaataagattaatcaattctactattaattaactaattcagaataataacgcccaagttataatcaatagggatttaacatcgcacttggaggatagcttgcagaaggtaaaaacagcagtagatatttttgatagtttttcaacggaattatattccataaatattctaaattaacttaaaatttttgtctgaaaaggcgaacatactaattgatagcataaccctagcgaaattaggaattacgaacccaagagtacttagtaaaaatgaaacaaacgcaataatagcagacatacagcataataacattgacgcgaatactgccatagagagtctatcgtataccataTCTATCTATCGTAATCTGACGGTTAGATACAATGATTACTATCGAGAAAATTAAACGCACGAAACGCCAACCGTTATCAAAATCATAAGATCGTGACTTTCATAACACCGATCTGGTGTGTCGGCAATCGCATAATACGTACTGACTCGTATAGGTGATATTAATTTACTGATGAATTTATACAAATCAGTAATCCACCAATGATCCTAATCGTGTGATTTTAAAGGCTATGTAATACTatgtattgaatgttttgttctctttggcAAAGCATGCCGTCGTCTTAAAATGATTACAGGAAATGTTCCGCATGTTCCGCAGAGCTGCTACCTGGCCgacaatcaaaatttgattgtcttacaattcatcgaacattctttttatcgtaaagAAAAGTCTCTTCCTTAATTTGTCTGTGTCTCCATGTCGACTTCCTTGCGTTGTTTCAGGTGGCATTGTCCCTAAACTTACCCTTAACAcataagatcgccggggcaactagtcgatatacttttcgatcgatatacttttcctggaaaacaagtagcacgaattaattctagagctaccgtagatgtgtttcctgtacttaaggaattcactctaaaatacaggcccccaaaaattatagtgatggacggagaaaagtctttcaattccggtgaagtcgtataatttttaaacaccttcaatatcaaacattttgtaactgccactgctagaagtgaaatgaatggcacagtcgaaagatttcactcTACGCTATTGGAATTATATAGAATTTCTAAAACCGAGAATCCGCTTATGACTTCTATAGATTTGAGAcaactttccttgttcaaatataacaattcagtacactcttgtactaaatttacccctttgcaaataattactccttcaagaaacagttcatcgataattgaaaaagtagctgaaaatttaaaacacaagcaaggaattgatttaaaccactacaataaaatacaaaaaaatagaaattcaaGATTCAGCGCaggcatttatgaaaacaaaacgtagattgaaacaagttaatccctgtaaaaaatttaaaataaagaaaataatagaATAACGGTTACTACAGACAATGGACAGAGAATCCATAAAcagatggatggatccccatagcgatcggtcagcacgtaaagctaacaaaaatggactacgtacccattgtagcgttcgacagaggtacagctagaataattaaaggaacttattaattattatgtacaccattttaaagtgtcagaaatgcaaaacgaaattaattcactgtttacggattttaagaacgttgaagagactcaattcccgcctataattacagcacaatttgaacacgttacggaaatgttaaaatccttgattccaagacgaaagaagtgctgggatacagtTTGTTGCGAATTGCAACGCCTGACCAGCAATCAAAAAGAAGGCGAGTGGATTCTTTAGtatactttactttattttgcGAAACTAAAATTTCGTCCGCTTGGCCCGCTGGTCAGGATCAAAAAGAAAGGACCTTTCCTCGTTATCTCGATCGTCACGCCAGACCACGTCATCCTTCGCTTCGGGTCCGTCCGCCGATGTCGTCCGAAGCAACGCGCCCCCTCGTGGCCGGTAGCACAAGCTGACAAAAGGCGCGCGTGCCGTCCTCCAATGATCGCGTCGTTACCATAAAGTGACAGTCCACCAGTCGTTTTGCTGTGCTAAACGATAACCTTTTGCGCGACGTTTAGCGTGACCAGCTTAACCACCGGCCTCTCCAGCGTTGTACCGCGTGCTGTCCTTACGACGACCCGAAGAATGATTCCATCTCGAGACGGAATGACACTTTCCACTCTTCCTCTCGGCCAACAGTTCCGCGGGTTGTTTTCGTCAACGATAATAACGACATCTCCGGGTTGGATCGGTTTATGTGGTTCAAACCATTTCGTCCTTCTTGTCAGGGTTGGCAGGTACGATTTTACCCACTTCTTCCAGTAGCCATTCATCCTGGCCTGCACAGCTTTCCAATTCTGCTGCAAGGCCGCGGGAGAATCGTCATGCAGAACCAAAGGTTTCGTCCCTGCGGAAGATCCTAACAAGAAATGGTTTGGGGTTAACGGCTCATCATCCTCACCATCGACCGGAACGTGCGTAAGCGGGCGAGAATTTAGCATATTCTCTACTTCGATGAGCGCTGCTGTCAGTACCGCGTCCGTGGGGTGCCTCTCCTTCAGGGTGCGAGTCAGCATCCGTTTAACCGATTGAATCATTCTCTCCCATGATCCACCGAAATGGGGAGCTGCCGGGGGGTTGAACTTCCACGTTGGGTCGGGCGGACCGAACTCGCTGAGGATCGCCGAGTTGACCCGTTCAGCTGCCTCCCTGAGTTCCCGATCAGCGCCAACAAAATTAGTACCACGGTCGGAGATGATCTCGATCGGCGTCCCACGACGCGCCATGAAGCTGCGAATCGCCATCAGACAGTCACTGGTAGACAGTGACCGCACCACCTCAATGTGGATCGCTCGAACCGTCAAGCATGTAAACAAAACGCCCCAACGTTTTTCCGTCTTCCGTCCGTTCGCAACTATCATAGGGCCGAAGTAGTCTATTCCCGTGTATGAGAAGGGCATCATATATGCAGCAAGACGCGCAGCTGGCAGTTCACACATCTGCGGCGAAACCGGACGAGCGTACAGCAACATACACATGTTGCACTGCAGACGTACGTGTCTGCACACCGACCGAAGAGCTGGAATATCGAATCGTTGTCTCACTTCGTTGACCACAGTCTCTTGGCTCCCGTGCTTGTAGCGGCGATGGACGTCGTCGACGATTAACTCTGTTACGCGGTGTCTTCTCGGTAGCAGGATGGGTCGCTTTGTCGCCGGATCCACGACACGGCAACGGTCAATCCGGCCACTCAATCTCAGGATACCATCTTCGTCCATATAAGGGTTCCGCTTGAACAGCACACTGCTTCTGGGTATCAGGTTCTTCCATGAAGGCGCTGCGGGTGTCTCCCGGTGCCTTTGAAGTAGGGCGTATTCCTCCGGAAATGCATTTCTCTGCACATCCCTTATGACGACTCGTTCAGCTTCCTGGATTTCCTCGCGAGTGAGAGGACCTGTCGATCTCGGTTTGTTATTCAAAATCAGGTTTACATACCGACGGACATAGGCAATGGTCCGAACAAGGCGAGTCCAGCGTGAAAACCGTTCGTAGGATATGAACGTGTTGTGTACAGCGTGAGCGCCAACAAGCATTCTCTTCTTCCGTAATTCTTTTGTGGTTCCCGATGGTGTTCTGAAGGGGACGTTCCACTCTGTTTCAGGTATGTGCAGGAACTCCGGCGCAAGAAACCATCGGTTGGAAGCGAGATGATGTTTTAGGTTGGTCCACTTCGTCGCTTCATCGGCTACATTCAGCTTGGTAGGAAGCCACCTCCAATCGTCAACAGTAGTTGTCTCCAGAACTTCAGCAACCCTGTGAGCGACGAAAATAGAGTACTTACGATGATCCGCATTTATCCAGTCTATGACGTCAGTCGAGTCTGTCCAAAAATAGTGACGATGAATTTCATGTCGATGAGCACTCTGTATCGACGAGGCTAATCTGCATCCCATCACGGCAGCCTGCAACTCTAGTTTTGGAACGGATAAATATTTAAGCGGAGCTACTCTTGCTTTTGCCCCAACCAAAGCCACCTCTATTTGGCCATCAAACTCGAATCTGAAGTACGCGACCGCCGCGTAACCATCAGCACCTGCATCGACGAACACGTGGAGTTGAAGACACGATTCAGCAAAGGGTGTGATCAGCCGGTAACATCGTGGTATGGTAATGCCTTCCAGATCCGGCAATCGTTGCATCCAGGAATCCCACTTGCACTGTATCTCGTCCGGTACTTCATCATCCCAGCCAAGATTGAGGCGCCAAACTTCCTGAAGCAGCACTTTCAAGTAGAACAATACTCCGCCAATCAAGCCCAAGGGGTCGTATATGGACATCAGGGTCCTTAGCATCTGCCTCTTAGATAAGGGTTTATCTTTGCGTGCCAGTTCGAGGTGTCTTATGCGGGATAGTTTGAAGCTGAAACTATCATTTGCAGTGTCCCACCACATTCCCAGCACTTTCTCCGGCTTCAGGCACGACTCAAAATCCAACTCCTTTACCGCTTCTGGGTTTCCTTGCACTGCTGCAACAACACTGCGGCTGTTCGACAGCCAATTGTGTAACCGAAACCCTGCGTTAGCATGAATGTGGCTCACCTGGTGCGCTAGATCGACGGCCTCCGCCTCGGTTTCCAGGCTTGTCAACATGTCGTCCACGTAATGCTCCTCCTTGATGCATTGGACCGCTCGAGGGTATCGGGATTGATACAGTTCGGCATTCTCGTTTTTGACATATTGCGCCGTACAAGGAGAACAAGCTGCACCGAATGTCATCCTCAGCATGACGTACTCCTGCGGTTCTGCATTGGTGTCGCCCCATCGCCATAGAAAACGCTGGCTGTGCACGTCGTCACCGTAAATCTGTACCTGGTGGTACATCTCGCGAATGTCAGCCGCCACCGCGATCCTACACTcgcgaaaacgaaacaacacgGTTTGTAGCGGCGTCAGCAGATCTGGTCCGGTCAGCAACTTCTTGTTAAGCGAGACACCCTTCACTTCAGCCGCTGCGTCCCAAACCAAGCGGATTTTATCTGGCTTGTTAGGGTTAGTAACAGGAAACACAGGTAGGTACCACTTCCTGGGATAAAACACCTTCAGCTCGTCCGTTCCTAGTTGCCTGACATAACCTTTCGCCAAATACTCCCTGAGGATTCGGTTTACGTTGTCGGCGAGATTCGGATCTCGTTGCATTTTCCGCTCGAGACACTCCATCCTTGATGCAGCCATGTGACGGTTTTCCGGCATAAAAGTGTTGTCACTCCGCCATAGCAAACTGGTTGCGTACCGCCCATCGATGTGCCTCGTGTTGCCTTGCAGGATCGCCAGTGCTCGTTGATCTTCCTTCGAAAGCGATAGCTGCTTGGCGGGACCGTAACCGTCGACCTCAAAATACGCTGCCATCATACGATCTGCCCTTGAGATGGCTCCTTGGCAATCGCAGATGTGGTAGCTTGACTCTGGCTGCACTAAATTCGAATCGTTATCGTAGTCTGTGCACTTACCAAATATGAGCCATCCCAATCGCGTCTTGGTAGCTGTCGGTTGTCCCGCACTTCCTTCTATCGTTTTCAGAGGTCTCGTCAGCCTATACTGGTCGATGCCTATCAACAGGCGTGGAGAAGCACTTTCATATGACTGTGCTGGAATCGTCGCGAGATGCGTGAACTTGCGTTTTAGCTCTTCTGTATCGACCGACTGTCTAGGGAGTGAAAGCCGGCTAACCGTCCGCACATCGGTCATCGAGTAAACGGGCGCCTTTTCTTCGACACTAGACACCTGCACTGTCACTCTCTGCGACTCGCGTTCATCACGTTTCTGGCCAGCACTGTACAGCAGACATAGCGGATCGAGAGTACCGGAAACTCCTAGCTCTCTTGCAAGCTCCTGCTCCATCAGCGTCACCGTCGACCCCTCGTCTAGCAACGCGTGGGTGTAAACCGGACCGCTCTTCCCATGAAGCATCACCGGAACGTATCGCAACAGCATGCTGTCTGTTCTCGTACCATGATGATTAATTTCAACCGGTCGCTCCTCACTGGTGGTACGATGTAATTTGCGGTGATGTTTAGCCACACATCCTTGCAGACCGCATTCAACACGTACCGAGCACGGGCCGTAGTGCTTTCCTAAGCAACGTTTACACAGTTTTAAACTGCGTACCTTTTCCCATCTGGCTGAAACACTAAGCTGGTTAAAAACTATACACTCACCAACCGCCACACACGTGTCCTTATTGCACACCGCACATGCTCGATTACTGCTGGACTGGGTTACATGCGTTTCCACATGTTGCGCGTGAACCTGTCGTGttgtcgtcttcttcttcggctgGGGGGGAGTTACC
This genomic stretch from Anopheles stephensi strain Indian chromosome Y unlocalized genomic scaffold, UCI_ANSTEP_V1.0 chrY22, whole genome shotgun sequence harbors:
- the LOC118515167 gene encoding uncharacterized protein LOC118515167, whose amino-acid sequence is MVQSRLRNADNLDQIMAALEKSYGRADVLVNSLLEQIREAPALKPERLDSFIEYGELVAEICATVKTKGASERLYDAALLQELVDRMPAFLRWSWGMHRRQLKGVTLNDFGAWIQEATDGAMAVTPPQPKKKTTTRQVHAQHVETHVTQSSSNRACAVCNKDTCVAVGECIVFNQLSVSARWEKVRSLKLCKRCLGKHYGPCSVRVECGLQGCVAKHHRKLHRTTSEERPVEINHHGTRTDSMLLRYVPVMLHGKSGPVYTHALLDEGSTVTLMEQELARELGVSGTLDPLCLLYSAGQKRDERESQRVTVQVSSVEEKAPVYSMTDVRTVSRLSLPRQSVDTEELKRKFTHLATIPAQSYESASPRLLIGIDQYRLTRPLKTIEGSAGQPTATKTRLGWLIFGKCTDYDNDSNLVQPESSYHICDCQGAISRADRMMAAYFEVDGYGPAKQLSLSKEDQRALAILQGNTRHIDGRYATSLLWRSDNTFMPENRHMAASRMECLERKMQRDPNLADNVNRILREYLAKGYVRQLGTDELKVFYPRKWYLPVFPVTNPNKPDKIRLVWDAAAEVKGVSLNKKLLTGPDLLTPLQTVLFRFRECRIAVAADIREMYHQVQIYGDDVHSQRFLWRWGDTNAEPQEYVMLRMTFGAACSPCTAQYVKNENAELYQSRYPRAVQCIKEEHYVDDMLTSLETEAEAVDLAHQVSHIHANAGFRLHNWLSNSRSVVAAVQGNPEAVKELDFESCLKPEKVLGMWWDTANDSFSFKLSRIRHLELARKDKPLSKRQMLRTLMSIYDPLGLIGGVLFYLKVLLQEVWRLNLGWDDEVPDEIQCKWDSWMQRLPDLEGITIPRCYRLITPFAESCLQLHVFVDAGLLKFWRQLLLTIGGGFLPS